A single region of the Candidatus Cloacimonas sp. genome encodes:
- a CDS encoding YgeY family selenium metabolism-linked hydrolase — MYKEIYARAKHYEDANARFLMDIVKIPSFSTMEKEVAMRILKEMQAIGMDEAYIDPLGNVIGRLGCGKKVIAFDAHIDTVYPGDLSLWDFDPFDAHLKDGKIWGRGTVDQKGGMASMLTAARIIKDLNLAKDLSVYFTGTVMEEDCDGLCWQYILNEGEIKPELVVITEPTNLNIYRGHRGRMEMEVRIKGLSCHGSAPERGDNAIYKISRIALEIEKLHQHLRSDDFLGKGSICVTQVFFTGPSQCAVPDSARLHLDRRLTWGENKASAVAEVQDACIKAGYPDAQIEVLSYAEKAYTGLVYPTEKYYPTWVTPLDSVYVQNAADAYFQTLEMEPVIDKWTFSTNAVAIAGMKGIPCIGLGPGNEIYAHSPNEAIPIEHLTKAAAFYAALVYKLGQG, encoded by the coding sequence ATGTATAAAGAAATTTATGCCCGAGCCAAACACTATGAAGATGCCAACGCTCGTTTCCTGATGGACATTGTAAAAATACCCTCTTTTTCTACTATGGAAAAAGAAGTGGCAATGCGCATCCTGAAAGAAATGCAAGCAATAGGAATGGATGAAGCATATATTGATCCTTTGGGAAATGTGATAGGCCGCCTGGGCTGTGGAAAAAAAGTGATTGCCTTCGACGCACATATAGACACTGTCTATCCGGGAGACCTTTCACTGTGGGATTTTGATCCTTTTGACGCTCATTTGAAAGATGGGAAGATTTGGGGTCGCGGAACCGTTGATCAAAAAGGTGGAATGGCAAGTATGCTGACAGCCGCTCGCATTATCAAAGACCTGAATTTGGCAAAGGACTTGAGCGTTTATTTTACCGGCACGGTTATGGAAGAGGATTGCGATGGGTTATGTTGGCAATATATTCTAAACGAAGGCGAAATTAAGCCCGAACTGGTTGTTATTACAGAACCTACAAATCTTAATATCTATCGTGGTCATCGCGGCAGAATGGAAATGGAAGTAAGAATAAAAGGACTTTCCTGTCATGGTTCTGCTCCCGAACGCGGAGATAATGCCATATATAAAATCTCGCGTATTGCGTTGGAAATAGAAAAGTTGCATCAGCACTTGCGTTCGGATGATTTTTTGGGTAAAGGCAGTATCTGTGTTACTCAGGTATTTTTTACAGGACCCAGTCAATGTGCAGTTCCGGATAGCGCTCGCTTACATTTAGACCGACGCTTAACTTGGGGAGAAAATAAAGCAAGTGCTGTTGCCGAAGTTCAAGATGCCTGTATCAAAGCTGGCTATCCTGATGCCCAAATTGAGGTTCTATCCTATGCAGAAAAGGCATATACAGGGTTGGTTTATCCCACCGAAAAATACTATCCAACTTGGGTTACGCCTTTGGATTCTGTTTATGTGCAAAATGCAGCCGATGCCTATTTTCAGACCTTAGAAATGGAGCCAGTTATAGATAAATGGACTTTTTCTACCAATGCTGTGGCAATTGCCGGTATGAAAGGAATTCCTTGTATTGGCTTAGGACCTGGCAATGAAATTTATGCTCATTCACCCAATGAAGCAATCCCGATTGAACATTTAACGAAGGCGGCTGCGTTTTATGCTGCTTTGGTATATAAATTGGGGCAGGGATGA
- the ssnA gene encoding putative aminohydrolase SsnA: protein MNRYILQGGTILTFDADKPLLEQQAILIEDGFIVKIGALDCFKDDACERIDVEGKFILPGLINAHHHFYSTFATGLTKTAVSHNFSEVLSNLWWRLDKNLLKEDIYYSALVSALTSIRKGTTTIIDHHSSPFCVQNSLSQIAKAILDTGIKASLCYEVSDRDGAEIAEAGIEENYQWLKHCQNNPSPYLKGLFGLHAAFTLSDKTLSKIADKVAELNCGIHIHSAEAETDEKYNVEHYGKRVVERLNDFNLLNGKSILAHCVYLNAKELILAAEKGAAIVTNPQSNLNNAVGIADVCKMKELGVTVGLGTDAMTNNMLEELRIGVWAQHWKQNDPSRGFTEIASALVFNNPLITQKYWGEKHGTIKEGSPADIIVVDYEPYTPLTEANWMGHLVYGISQAKVDATICQGRILLWEGELLLNLDEQEIIAKAKECAEKLWERM, encoded by the coding sequence TTGAAGATGGATTTATTGTTAAAATCGGAGCTCTGGACTGCTTTAAAGATGATGCCTGTGAACGCATAGATGTAGAAGGGAAATTTATCTTACCCGGGCTCATAAATGCTCATCATCATTTCTATTCTACTTTTGCCACTGGCTTAACGAAAACCGCTGTTTCCCATAACTTTAGTGAAGTTTTAAGCAATCTTTGGTGGCGTCTCGATAAAAACCTGCTAAAAGAGGATATTTATTATAGCGCTTTAGTTTCAGCGTTAACATCCATCCGCAAAGGAACAACCACTATAATTGATCATCATTCTTCTCCTTTTTGTGTGCAGAATTCTCTGTCTCAAATTGCTAAAGCGATTTTGGATACAGGCATTAAGGCGTCTTTGTGCTATGAGGTTTCAGATAGAGATGGGGCAGAAATTGCCGAAGCCGGAATAGAGGAAAATTACCAGTGGCTGAAACACTGCCAAAATAATCCCAGTCCTTATTTGAAAGGACTTTTTGGTCTGCACGCGGCATTCACTCTTTCCGATAAAACCCTATCCAAAATTGCCGATAAAGTTGCAGAACTTAATTGTGGTATCCATATTCATTCTGCTGAAGCGGAAACGGACGAAAAATATAATGTGGAACATTACGGCAAAAGAGTTGTGGAACGCTTAAACGATTTTAATCTGCTAAATGGTAAAAGCATTCTGGCACATTGTGTTTATTTGAATGCCAAGGAACTTATTTTGGCGGCGGAAAAAGGAGCTGCCATAGTTACTAATCCACAATCCAATTTAAATAATGCCGTGGGAATTGCCGATGTTTGTAAAATGAAAGAACTGGGCGTAACAGTTGGTCTCGGCACCGATGCAATGACCAATAATATGCTGGAAGAATTACGCATTGGGGTTTGGGCACAACATTGGAAACAAAATGATCCTTCTCGTGGCTTTACAGAAATTGCCTCTGCCCTCGTTTTCAATAATCCTCTTATAACACAAAAATATTGGGGTGAAAAACACGGAACGATAAAAGAAGGAAGTCCGGCAGATATTATTGTGGTAGATTATGAACCCTATACACCCCTAACGGAAGCAAATTGGATGGGACATCTGGTTTATGGAATTTCCCAAGCGAAAGTGGATGCAACTATTTGCCAGGGAAGAATTTTGCTGTGGGAAGGTGAATTACTGCTCAATCTTGATGAACAAGAGATAATAGCCAAAGCAAAAGAGTGTGCGGAAAAACTTTGGGAGAGGATGTGA